In Clupea harengus chromosome 13, Ch_v2.0.2, whole genome shotgun sequence, one DNA window encodes the following:
- the sf3b5 gene encoding splicing factor 3B subunit 5, translated as MTDRYNIHSQLEHLQSKYIGTGHADTTKWEWLVNQHRDSYCSYMGHFDLLNYFSVAENESKARVRFNLMEKMLQPCGPPSDKPDDA; from the coding sequence ATGACAGACCGCTACAATATCCACAGCCAGCTAGAGCACCTGCAGTCTAAATACATCGGCACGGGCCACGCGGACACCACTAAGTGGGAATGGCTGGTGAACCAGCATAGAGACTCCTACTGTTCCTACATGGGCCACTTTGACCTGCTCAACTACTTCTCCGTCGCCGAGAATGAGAGCAAGGCCCGTGTGCGCTTCAATCTGATGGAGAAGATGCTGCAGCCCTGTGGGCCTCCTTCTGACAAACCTGATGACGCTTAG